The following is a genomic window from Vitis vinifera cultivar Pinot Noir 40024 chromosome 6, ASM3070453v1.
GGATTCTTAGCATTTTTAATCTTTGGTTCATTTTTCTctgtgttttcttttcttttcctttttgccaAATGGTCATACCAAAAGCCTCTTTCACCTAATTAAATCACCTGAAATGAGCCCATAGACTAGCATCTTCTGAATAAGTGCAGCTGATCCCTCTCCTCCTGCTGTTCCCCTGCCCCATCAGTCACCTTTCTGGGTTTAAAACCCCCTTTTCTCCAACTCCTGTAATTTCTATTTATCTTTGAGCCAAAAGTGAACCCATCTTCTCCATGACTGGGGAACCATCTTCTTCcctcaaatcatcaaaataaaaaattgggtttCCCATTGAGAAACCAGAGCAAAGAGGGACCCTCTACAATGCTGAATTTGAAGtagtatattaaaataataattcatttaaaatttatttatttctttttctcaatctttttggaaataaaagataatctaaacaattttttattctaatttttttaatattcaaatatatataaactccatttaattttattttccccacggcttttaattaaaaattcaaataaaatattctgtaaaaaatgatatgaaaattaaatgcattcataattctaaaaaaaaatgttttttttaacaaataatttaagaatacaGGAGTTAGACACTTTCgtttttttattacaatttttttttgaaaatccgCGCCAATCGTCTACGGACGACACCACCGTGGAGCCGAGCTCCAGTTCTGTAGCTTTATTCCTTGTTTGGCAAAACCCCCAAACCCTAAAAGCCCAAAGTCCTAGCTCTTTTTTCTCGGGTGAATTTTCTCGGCATTTCCATGGAAACTGGGGGTAGCAGTGAAATCCCTACTGAGCCAAAGAAGACCAAATCCAAGACAGCTAGAAAGCCCAAAGAAAATCCTCTCAAGCAGAGTAAGTCTTTTATTCtaattctcatttattttgCTTTTGCAGAGTGTTTGGTTCCTGATAAAATAGGGAGGGAAAAAAGGAAACTGTTTATCTAGTTGTAGCTTGCTGGAAATGTTTCAAtagtaagaaaaatagaaatccAAAATAGAAATTTcgcatgttttgtttttctctgttttcccggcaaccaaacagaagtTGTAGATTCTGTTTGAGTAACTGTTTTTCTTCTTGTAGAATCTCCCGCGGAGTTCTTTGCAGAGAACAAGAACATTGCTGGATTTGACAATGTAAGTTCCATACTcagatttgaattttatttttattttttagttctaTAAATGTTTTAGTTCCAAAATATGTGTTTTGATCTCTGTGTAAGCTTGTTTGTGTAATATCACTTCGAGAATCAAATTTGGGGATTGTATGAGGAATGATGCAAAACTTTTGTTAAAATTCTGCAAGTAGTCATGACTGAAAATCATTTGGTGGTATCACAATTATTTGGAGGCGGCTGGGCCAAATCGAGGTCAGATTAGGTTGGAAAACAATtctttgtataaaaaaatgaagagtgTGATGTTGGATGGCAGTGATAGAATTAGGCAACTATTTGCCAAATTTGTGTTGTGTATTGAATAATGGAATCACTGTGTTCGCTGATTGTAACCATTCAAACGCGCCCAAACTAAATTCATAAGAAAACTTAGTTGAAAATTTCTGCTGTGAATTTAGTCACAATTCCATAAAGGCAAATAATAGGAAAAAGTCACTAAGTTCAGTTGTGTTATTGAGTAAGATAAGAATTTGTTGAAATTTCAgctaaatattagaaaaacttAGAATGAAGGAACCAAGTTGGAACAGTCAGATTTAAGGGAAAATTTTTGGTCATAGATAAAATGCATGTATAGaaatgggttttttttccttccttttgttttaatgtttaattcaCTCATTGTGTTTTTCTGATTCAGCCAGGAAAAAGTCTTTACACAACTGTGAGAGAACTTGTTGAAAATTCGCTCGATTCTGCAGAATCCATCTCTGAGCTTCCTGAAGTTGAAATAACAATGTGAGTTTTTAAGTTTATGCAAAAGGAAATTGTGAAATTCATGTGAATTATGCATGGTAGCTTAGATATATGGAAGACTTCACTATGTATATCTAGCAGTTGTTATCTCTTGAcgctataaatattaaatatgcatCATTATTTCTAATGACTTGGTTATTGTAGTGAAGAGATAGGGAAGAGCAAGTTCAATTCCATGATTGGTCTTGTTGATCGAGAACGTATTGATGAGGAGCTGTATGATGATTTTGAGACGGCTAAGGCTCGTGAGGTGTGCATGTTTTTGtgggttcattttttttttttttgtcagagtatttggttgaattttgagaTTCCCCTACTGAGCTTACATGTCTGGTGAAAAGTCTTGCTTGAATTGCAGTTGTTTCTGGTTCATTGTTGATAATGCATTGCATGTGTAGTTGCTTTATGGGTAACCGGACTTGTTTTACTGGAGGATAGAGTAACCATGTAACATGAACGGCTGCAGCTGATGTACATTATTTTCATACGCAGTCCTCAAGTTCATTTTGTGGCATTTCTTTTGGTGCCTTGTAGAAACGACTAGCCAAGGAAGCTCGTACTCAAGAATTACAAGCAAAAAATGCTGCCCTTGGGAAGAAAGTTAAAGAGCCCCAGGCTTCCAAGGGCATGAAGGGTCGAGGGGAGGCCTCATTTTACAGGGTGACTTGTAAGGTGTGATTCACTTTCCTTCTCGGCCTTCTTCCAGTGTGCTATTGCTTTATGAGTGTTGCCATAATTTTTGTGGtttcatttatctatttatataaCAATTGGACATAAGCCAATTCTGAACTGTTCTCTATAGGTTGAACTCAGGACTGTAATCTCTTTTCAATGTAGGACAATGGAAGAGGAATGCCACATGATGACATCCCAAATATGTTTGGACGAGGTTTTAAAGTGACTTGCTTGATCCAGTTTCtgttttgtacacttttgtttACTCATGAGTTTGAATAGTTGTCTTGAACCATAGATATGATACTTCTTTGCAATGTCTGGAATTTATAGTAGTAAATGTTGCAGCTAGGGAATTTCTAAGTTTTAGGGTTGATATAAGAGTGTGCATCCATGCAGTTTTGTCCGGGACAAAATATGGCTTGAAGCAGACACGTGGAAAGTTTGGGCTCGGTGCAAAGATGGTAACACATTGTTTTTACAATTGGTGTAGCTTTGAGTTTTGAAATAACCATCATTTCCAATATAGAAGAACTGTTTTCCTCTGGCAATACCCAAGTCTAACTTCCCTTTTCTTGTATCCAGTCATTTTTTATGAAGTGTTGTGCAAATGAAGCTTTTTGAATTGTGTGGTAGAAGCTAGGCATTGAGTTTATTTTCATAATCTGATTCTAGGATTCTTTTTTTGATAACTATATTATAGAATACATGGAAATTTGATGAAACTTGCACTTATGCAGGCATTAATTTGGTCTAAGATGAGTACAGGACTTCCTATAGAGATTTCATCATCAATGAAGGGCCAAAGTTATATTTCATTCTGCCGGCTAGATATAGATATTCATCGGTATGAtatgaaatttagaaaaatgtaGAAGGCTGTACACTTAGAAATGATTAATCATTGTTGCATGCATTCATATATTTATCTATCCATATAGGACTTATAGGGGGATATCTTATGTCAAGAACATATGATCAGCATTATTATATAGTACCCGGGTGAATTCTATGGTTTAATTATTATCTACTTAATATTTCCTTGTTCATGGTTTCTTAATAGTGCTTCTCTCAATCTTTTAGGAATATCCCTCACATTCATTTACATGAAAAACGGGATAACAAGGAGCGATGGTGTGGTGCTGAAATTCAAGTTGTCATTGAGGGAAATTGGACAACTTACCGTGTATGTGATACATGTGTCGCATATCATATGTTCATTAGAGTTTCATATCTTCTCAATTTAACTGTTCTGATTTATTCTGTCTTGTTTGACATGGATGGTCGACAACAATTTATCAGTATTGTTTTGTTTACCTTAATCTAATGAATTTTCTGTTGGTGTGGGCAGTCCAAGATATTGCATTATATGCGTCAAATGGCTGTTATCACCCCTTatgctcaatttctttttaaatttgtatCGGATACATCTGAGTatgctctctctctcactcactatttcttttctttctttctttcttttcttataaatCTAATTGCATTTCCTTCTCCTTGCAGTAAAAATGTCACCATAAGATTTGCACGAAGAACAGATATAATGCCTCCAGTTCCTGCTGAGACAAAGTACCATCCATCAGCTGTTGATTTACTACTCATTAAACGCCTTATTTCAGAAACTTCAAAAGAGAATCTTTTGCAGTTTCTTCAGCATGAATTTGTAAATATAGGAAAATCCTATGCTGAACGTTTGATAGGTAAGAATTGCAGTTGCAAATTTTATCTGTCAATTGGGAGTCGGAAAGAATAGGAATTGTGTGACTGTACAATATTTTCATACGAAattcaagaaaattatttaaaatgccTCCCCTTGAAAACCTGAAGCTTTATGCTGTCAGATTTTAGGAGGAATAAGGGGAGGGAGTGAATCTGATATTATTTAGATTTCCTTGGCTCCAAGTTTCAAGATTAtgactataaaaatatttctagttTACGGTCTAGTATGATTTCAGGCTGAGTGTTGGATAATTATGCAAGTGAAACTATTGTTATAATATCAGACCATCATACCTCAAGATGACACCAAAACGAATACCTTTTGCCAACAGTATTAGCACTATAAGATATAAAATACAGTTTTTCATCATGTGGCAGTAGATTATAGTTTTGGATGAGAAAAGATTTACAGTATAAAAATCATTGCATATTATCACTTCATCTGTTTTGGATAgctattgataatttttttgagCCCATCATTCAATCTGCAGATTTGGAATCTAGGATTCCTGATCAATTGAATATTAAGAGTTATAATGTAGTATGGATACGCTTTCTAGATTTAACCCTCCATTTCACTAAAATCATTGTCACAAATATTATGAATGCAGACCACCATCTATTCATGATAGTCTTAACACTTCAGATGTTATTTGCATTTCATCCATTGTGTAGTACAGGTCAACGTTGGACTGTATCACAGTTGTACAGCTACAGGTAAGATGATTGGGCTGGTCCCTAACTAGATGAtgatctatcatttttcaggAGAAATGGGTCCAGATTTTAGCCCAAAAATGGCAGTTAAATCTCTGACCTCTCAGCAAATTGTTCGCATCCACCAGTTGTTTCGTCAGGCTAAGTTTGATGACCCTAGTGGTGATGTAAGATGCTCTTAGTCCTCAAGCATTTTTTTCcccgttttttattttttatttttttatttatt
Proteins encoded in this region:
- the LOC100265632 gene encoding DNA topoisomerase 6 subunit B isoform X1, translated to METGGSSEIPTEPKKTKSKTARKPKENPLKQKSPAEFFAENKNIAGFDNPGKSLYTTVRELVENSLDSAESISELPEVEITIEEIGKSKFNSMIGLVDRERIDEELYDDFETAKAREKRLAKEARTQELQAKNAALGKKVKEPQASKGMKGRGEASFYRVTCKDNGRGMPHDDIPNMFGRVLSGTKYGLKQTRGKFGLGAKMALIWSKMSTGLPIEISSSMKGQSYISFCRLDIDIHRNIPHIHLHEKRDNKERWCGAEIQVVIEGNWTTYRSKILHYMRQMAVITPYAQFLFKFVSDTSDKNVTIRFARRTDIMPPVPAETKYHPSAVDLLLIKRLISETSKENLLQFLQHEFVNIGKSYAERLIGEMGPDFSPKMAVKSLTSQQIVRIHQLFRQAKFDDPSGDCLSPAGEYNLRLGIIKELHPDMVATYSGSAQVFEGHPFMVEAGVSIGGKDVKQGLNIFRFANRIPLLFEQGADVVTRTALKRINWNSYKINQAQDKIGVFVSIVSTKIPFKGTGKEYIGDDISEIASAVKSSIQQCCIQLKSKIVKKIQARVQQERKRNLSKYIPDATGAIYDVLREMAQLHASKKKRYEDEDADVLRKVSTHSITKQTLSEKLAKHVEQVDYEMALEYATQSGVSEEPREAIYLQSLEDGKNFIDFHSPVFAFRLYQ
- the LOC100265632 gene encoding DNA topoisomerase 6 subunit B isoform X2, with amino-acid sequence MIGLVDRERIDEELYDDFETAKAREKRLAKEARTQELQAKNAALGKKVKEPQASKGMKGRGEASFYRVTCKDNGRGMPHDDIPNMFGRVLSGTKYGLKQTRGKFGLGAKMALIWSKMSTGLPIEISSSMKGQSYISFCRLDIDIHRNIPHIHLHEKRDNKERWCGAEIQVVIEGNWTTYRSKILHYMRQMAVITPYAQFLFKFVSDTSDKNVTIRFARRTDIMPPVPAETKYHPSAVDLLLIKRLISETSKENLLQFLQHEFVNIGKSYAERLIGEMGPDFSPKMAVKSLTSQQIVRIHQLFRQAKFDDPSGDCLSPAGEYNLRLGIIKELHPDMVATYSGSAQVFEGHPFMVEAGVSIGGKDVKQGLNIFRFANRIPLLFEQGADVVTRTALKRINWNSYKINQAQDKIGVFVSIVSTKIPFKGTGKEYIGDDISEIASAVKSSIQQCCIQLKSKIVKKIQARVQQERKRNLSKYIPDATGAIYDVLREMAQLHASKKKRYEDEDADVLRKVSTHSITKQTLSEKLAKHVEQVDYEMALEYATQSGVSEEPREAIYLQSLEDGKNFIDFHSPVFAFRLYQ